From one Bacteroides eggerthii genomic stretch:
- a CDS encoding threonine/serine exporter ThrE family protein, whose amino-acid sequence MVEQEIILRRKLDLLLRTGKILVESAADTNRIVRNMNRVAAYLGLPEENLHIDVTYTMLVVNLSDESHSYSKFQKCEKHGINMTAISEISKLSWRAIEEDYSLDRYEEELEKIKNKKRNYAPYLVAVGAGFACGGFCKLFGGDWIAFLFASIAAFAGFRVRARCVEFGINLYMSIAIAALVSTCLAYVTTFTGMSGTPYHPLLACALFIVPGVPIINFVDDMIDNYIQVGIVRAVNTVLMVCAMAFGIVIAMRLLAMEDVVIDKKFSELSMVPHDPYYIYAIAAAISAMGFSMIFNIQRRLLWVVAVGGIIAVCTRNFVNFELGLGPVIGSFTGAMVVSLVAVKAVHWFHVPNHVLTIPSVIPMIPGVLMYRALVALINMHGVVGEVTVAVSNGINASLIILCIALGVAVPNIFARRYIAKDRQRFLREELQKRRERGNFFEW is encoded by the coding sequence ATGGTTGAACAAGAGATTATTTTACGCAGGAAGCTTGATTTGTTGCTTCGTACAGGGAAAATATTAGTAGAGAGTGCTGCCGATACCAATCGCATAGTGCGCAATATGAACCGCGTTGCAGCCTATTTGGGATTACCCGAAGAAAACCTTCACATTGATGTGACTTATACTATGCTGGTGGTGAACCTGAGTGATGAATCGCATTCTTATTCCAAATTCCAGAAGTGCGAGAAGCATGGCATCAACATGACGGCCATTTCCGAAATCAGTAAACTTTCCTGGCGGGCTATTGAAGAAGATTATTCGCTTGACCGGTACGAAGAAGAGCTGGAGAAAATAAAGAATAAGAAGCGCAACTATGCTCCCTATCTTGTGGCTGTTGGGGCAGGTTTCGCCTGTGGCGGTTTCTGTAAGCTGTTCGGTGGTGATTGGATTGCATTTTTGTTTGCTTCTATTGCGGCTTTTGCCGGTTTTCGTGTTCGTGCGCGTTGCGTGGAGTTCGGCATCAATCTTTATATGAGCATTGCCATTGCAGCGTTGGTGTCTACCTGCCTTGCTTATGTCACTACTTTTACGGGGATGTCAGGAACTCCATATCATCCGTTGCTGGCTTGTGCGCTGTTCATTGTACCGGGAGTTCCCATTATAAATTTTGTGGACGACATGATTGACAACTACATACAGGTGGGAATTGTGCGTGCTGTCAATACGGTGCTGATGGTGTGCGCCATGGCTTTCGGCATTGTGATAGCCATGCGTTTGCTGGCGATGGAAGATGTGGTGATTGACAAGAAGTTCAGTGAGTTGAGCATGGTTCCGCACGATCCATACTATATATATGCCATTGCAGCGGCTATATCTGCTATGGGATTTTCCATGATATTCAATATCCAGCGTCGTTTGTTGTGGGTAGTTGCGGTAGGTGGAATTATTGCCGTATGTACGCGTAACTTTGTCAACTTTGAGCTGGGGCTCGGTCCGGTCATCGGGTCTTTCACAGGAGCCATGGTGGTGAGCTTGGTGGCAGTGAAGGCTGTCCATTGGTTTCATGTGCCCAATCACGTGCTCACCATTCCTTCTGTCATTCCGATGATTCCGGGGGTCTTGATGTATCGTGCATTGGTTGCCCTGATCAATATGCATGGAGTGGTAGGCGAGGTGACGGTGGCCGTATCGAACGGCATCAACGCTTCATTGATCATTCTTTGCATTGCATTGGGAGTGGCGGTTCCTAATATCTTTGCCCGCCGTTACATTGCTAAAGACCGCCAGCGTTTCCTGCGGGAGGAATTGCAGAAGCGCAGGGAGAGAGGTAATTTCTTTGAATGGTAA
- a CDS encoding glutamine synthetase III: protein MSKLRFRVVETAFKKKPVAVAVPTERPSEYFAKYVFNKEKMFRYLPSKVYAKLIDVIDNGAPLDRSIADEVAAGMKKWALEMGATHYTHWFHPLTEGTAEKHDAFVEHDGKGGMMEEFTGKLLVQQEPDASSFPNGGIRNTFEARGYSAWDPSSPSFIVDDTLCIPTIFIAYTGESLDYKAPLLKALRAVDKAAVDVCHYFNPDVKKVVAYLGWEQEYFLVDEGLYAARPDLLMTGRTLTGHDSAKNQQLEDHYFGAIPPRVAAFMKELEIEALKLGIPVKTRHNEVAPNQFELAPIFEECNLAVDHNMLIMALMRKIARNHGFRVLLHEKPFKGVNGSGKHNNWSLGTDTGILLHAPGKLPEDNLRFITFVVNTLMAVYKHNGLLKASISSATNAHRLGANEAPPAIISSFLGKQLSQVLEHIEESTKDDLVSLSGKQGMKPDIPQIPELMIDNTDRNRTSPFAFTGNRFEFRAVGSEANCASAMIALNSALAEQLTEFKKDVDELMEKGEPKISAILDVIRKYIKICKPIHFDGNGYSDEWKAEAKKRGLDCETSVPLIFDNYLKPESIRMFESVNVMTRKELEARNEVKWETYTKKIQIEARVLGDLAMNHIIPVATQYQTDLIDNVYKMKDLFPAEKAAKLSAKNLELIEEIADRTTFIKEHVDAMIEARKVANKIESERDKAIAYHDNIVPMMEEIRYHIDKLELIVDNQMWTLPKYRELLFIR from the coding sequence ATGTCAAAATTGAGATTCAGAGTAGTAGAAACGGCGTTCAAGAAGAAACCCGTTGCAGTGGCAGTCCCGACGGAACGTCCGTCAGAGTACTTTGCCAAGTATGTATTCAACAAGGAAAAGATGTTCAGGTACCTGCCAAGCAAGGTATATGCCAAGTTGATCGATGTAATTGACAACGGCGCACCGCTGGACCGCAGCATTGCCGACGAGGTGGCTGCGGGAATGAAGAAGTGGGCGCTCGAAATGGGAGCTACCCATTACACGCACTGGTTTCACCCGCTAACCGAAGGCACTGCCGAAAAGCACGACGCTTTTGTGGAACACGACGGCAAAGGCGGCATGATGGAAGAATTCACCGGCAAGCTGCTTGTGCAGCAGGAACCGGATGCATCCAGCTTCCCGAACGGCGGTATTCGCAATACGTTTGAAGCGCGCGGCTATTCTGCCTGGGACCCTTCCTCTCCCTCATTCATCGTAGACGATACACTCTGCATCCCTACCATTTTCATTGCCTACACCGGAGAGTCACTGGACTACAAAGCACCGTTGCTCAAAGCACTGCGTGCGGTGGACAAAGCAGCAGTGGACGTATGCCACTACTTCAATCCGGATGTAAAAAAGGTAGTCGCCTATCTGGGCTGGGAACAGGAATACTTCCTGGTTGACGAAGGGCTGTATGCCGCCCGCCCCGACCTCCTGATGACCGGACGTACACTGACCGGACACGACAGCGCCAAAAACCAACAGCTCGAAGACCACTACTTCGGTGCTATTCCACCGCGTGTGGCTGCCTTCATGAAAGAGCTGGAAATAGAAGCGTTGAAACTCGGTATCCCCGTCAAGACCCGCCACAATGAGGTTGCTCCCAACCAGTTCGAACTGGCTCCTATCTTCGAGGAATGTAATCTGGCCGTCGACCACAACATGCTCATCATGGCTTTGATGCGTAAGATTGCCCGCAATCATGGCTTCCGCGTATTGCTGCACGAAAAACCGTTCAAAGGGGTCAACGGCAGCGGCAAGCATAACAACTGGTCACTGGGGACGGATACGGGCATCCTGCTCCATGCCCCCGGCAAACTGCCCGAAGACAACCTGCGTTTCATCACCTTTGTGGTGAACACCTTAATGGCCGTTTACAAACATAACGGATTACTGAAGGCAAGCATCTCCAGCGCCACAAATGCCCACCGGCTGGGAGCAAACGAAGCACCGCCCGCAATCATATCCAGCTTCCTCGGCAAACAGTTGAGCCAGGTTCTGGAACATATAGAGGAAAGCACCAAAGACGACCTTGTCAGCCTCAGCGGCAAGCAAGGCATGAAACCGGATATTCCCCAGATTCCCGAACTGATGATAGACAACACCGACCGTAACCGTACCAGCCCGTTTGCTTTCACCGGCAACCGCTTTGAGTTTCGCGCCGTAGGGTCGGAAGCCAACTGCGCCAGCGCCATGATTGCCTTGAACTCCGCCCTTGCCGAACAGCTGACAGAGTTCAAGAAAGATGTAGACGAACTTATGGAAAAGGGCGAACCGAAGATTTCGGCCATCCTCGACGTCATCCGTAAATATATCAAGATATGCAAGCCTATCCATTTCGACGGTAACGGTTACAGCGACGAATGGAAAGCCGAAGCCAAGAAACGCGGTCTGGATTGCGAAACCAGTGTGCCCCTCATCTTCGACAACTACCTGAAACCCGAAAGCATCCGGATGTTCGAATCCGTAAATGTCATGACGCGGAAAGAACTCGAAGCCCGCAACGAAGTGAAATGGGAAACCTATACAAAGAAAATCCAAATTGAAGCCCGCGTACTCGGTGATTTGGCAATGAACCACATCATCCCCGTAGCCACACAGTACCAGACAGACCTGATAGACAATGTTTACAAGATGAAAGACCTGTTTCCGGCAGAGAAAGCGGCAAAACTATCGGCCAAGAACCTCGAACTCATCGAGGAGATTGCCGACCGTACCACCTTCATCAAGGAGCATGTGGACGCCATGATCGAAGCCCGCAAAGTGGCCAACAAAATTGAAAGTGAACGCGACAAAGCCATCGCCTATCACGACAACATCGTGCCAATGATGGAAGAAATCCGTTACCACATCGACAAGCTGGAACTCATCGTCGACAACCAGATGTGGACATTGCCTAAGTACAGAGAACTGTTATTTATAAGATAG
- a CDS encoding ammonium transporter, whose protein sequence is MDVYMKHSFTKLCTALAILIACCLTTDIYAQTAVADTATTITSEVITATETTVEEGSVADTVSQLVSGVNTVWMLLAAMLVFFMQPGFALVEAGFTRTKNTANILMKNFVDFIFGSLLYWFVGFGIMFGLGDFFGTPHFMSLLFDSNGLPDPTSLPTEGFLVFQTVFCATSATIVSGAMAERTRFSMYLVYTIFISVLIYPVSGHWTWGGGWLMNSEAGSFMMKTFGTTFHDFAGSTIVHSVGGWIALVGAAILGPRIGKYGKDGQSKAIPGHNLTIAALGVFILWFGWFGFNPGSQLAAATTADQVAISLVFLNTNLAACAGGFFALSISWLKYGKPSLSLTLNGILAGLVGITAGCDTVSPWGAVVIGAICGILMIYSVEFIDKVLKIDDPVGASSVHGVCGLTGTILTGLFSTSEGLFYGAGANFLGAQIFGAVLIGLWAIGMGFIIFKALDKIHGLRVPSRIEEEGLDIYEHGESAYN, encoded by the coding sequence ATGGACGTATATATGAAACACAGTTTCACAAAACTGTGTACGGCCCTTGCTATACTCATAGCTTGCTGCCTCACAACAGATATTTATGCGCAAACCGCCGTAGCAGATACTGCAACGACAATCACATCCGAAGTTATCACAGCAACAGAGACAACTGTTGAAGAAGGATCGGTAGCCGATACTGTTTCCCAATTAGTATCCGGTGTCAATACGGTCTGGATGTTGCTTGCAGCCATGCTGGTGTTCTTCATGCAGCCTGGGTTCGCGCTGGTGGAAGCCGGCTTTACCCGTACCAAGAACACTGCCAATATTCTTATGAAGAATTTCGTGGACTTCATATTCGGCTCATTGCTCTACTGGTTCGTAGGCTTCGGCATCATGTTCGGCCTGGGCGACTTCTTCGGGACTCCTCATTTCATGAGCCTGTTGTTCGACAGTAACGGTCTGCCCGACCCCACCTCACTGCCCACCGAAGGTTTTCTGGTGTTCCAAACCGTATTCTGCGCCACTTCTGCCACAATCGTTTCTGGAGCTATGGCAGAACGCACAAGGTTCTCCATGTATCTGGTTTATACAATCTTTATCAGCGTACTGATCTACCCCGTTTCCGGGCACTGGACCTGGGGAGGCGGCTGGCTGATGAATAGTGAGGCCGGTTCGTTCATGATGAAAACTTTCGGAACCACTTTCCATGACTTTGCAGGTTCTACCATCGTACACTCCGTAGGCGGTTGGATTGCACTGGTAGGTGCAGCCATCCTTGGCCCCCGCATCGGCAAGTATGGTAAGGACGGCCAGTCAAAGGCTATCCCCGGACACAACCTCACAATTGCAGCACTGGGTGTATTCATCCTCTGGTTCGGATGGTTCGGCTTCAATCCCGGATCACAGCTGGCAGCAGCCACCACCGCCGACCAAGTAGCTATCTCACTCGTATTCCTCAACACCAACCTGGCAGCTTGTGCAGGTGGTTTCTTCGCCCTAAGCATAAGCTGGCTGAAGTATGGCAAGCCATCTCTGTCATTGACTCTAAACGGCATCCTGGCAGGTTTGGTGGGTATTACGGCTGGTTGTGACACAGTATCTCCCTGGGGTGCGGTTGTCATCGGAGCTATCTGTGGCATACTGATGATATACTCCGTAGAGTTCATCGATAAAGTCCTGAAAATTGACGATCCCGTAGGCGCCTCTTCCGTACATGGCGTCTGTGGTCTCACAGGTACAATCCTCACCGGACTGTTCTCCACCAGCGAAGGACTCTTCTATGGTGCAGGCGCAAACTTCCTCGGAGCACAGATCTTCGGTGCGGTGCTCATCGGACTTTGGGCCATAGGCATGGGATTCATCATCTTCAAGGCGCTCGACAAGATACATGGCTTACGCGTTCCATCCCGTATTGAAGAGGAAGGTCTCGACATCTACGAACATGGAGAGTCTGCATACAACTGA
- a CDS encoding P-II family nitrogen regulator, whose product MKKIEAIIRKTKFEEVKDALLEADIEWFSYYDVRGIGKSRQARIYRGVLYDTSSIERILISIVVRDKNVEKTVQAIIKAAQTGEIGDGRIFVIPIEDAIRIRTGERGDIALYNAEQER is encoded by the coding sequence ATGAAAAAGATTGAAGCTATCATCCGCAAAACCAAGTTCGAGGAAGTGAAGGACGCACTCCTCGAAGCGGACATCGAATGGTTCTCCTACTATGATGTAAGAGGCATAGGGAAGTCCAGACAGGCCCGCATCTACCGAGGTGTGCTATATGACACCAGTTCCATCGAACGCATCCTTATCTCTATTGTTGTACGCGACAAGAATGTGGAAAAGACAGTACAAGCTATTATCAAAGCTGCACAGACCGGCGAAATCGGCGACGGCCGTATCTTCGTCATTCCCATCGAAGACGCCATTCGCATCCGCACAGGAGAACGGGGTGACATCGCCCTCTACAATGCCGAACAGGAAAGATAA
- a CDS encoding LL-diaminopimelate aminotransferase — MALVNEHFLKLPGSYLFSDIAKKINTFRITHPKQDVIRLGIGDVTRPLPQACIQAMHKAVDEMADAKTFHGYGPEQGYDFLIDAVIKHDYAPRGIHFSPQEIFINDGAKSDTGNIGDILRHDNSVGVTDPIYPVYIDSNVMCGRAGILEEDGKWSNVTYMPCTAANNFIPEIPDKRIDIIYLCYPNNPTGTTLTKPELKKWVDYALANDTLILFDAAYEAFIQEDDVPHSIYEIKGAKKCAIEFRSFSKTAGFTGVRCGYTVVPKELTAATLEGERISLNKLWNRRQCTKFNGTSYITQRAAEAIYTPEGKRQIKETIGYYMNNARTMKEGLEMAGLKVYGGVNAPYIWLKTPNGVSSWKFFEQMLYEANVVGTPGVGFGPSGEGYIRLTAFGTHEDCVEAMRRIRNWLI; from the coding sequence ATGGCATTAGTGAACGAACATTTTTTAAAGCTGCCGGGCAGTTATCTGTTCTCGGACATAGCCAAAAAGATCAATACTTTCAGGATAACGCATCCCAAGCAAGACGTCATCCGTCTGGGTATCGGAGACGTTACCCGCCCACTGCCGCAAGCCTGCATCCAAGCGATGCACAAGGCAGTGGACGAGATGGCCGACGCCAAGACATTTCATGGATACGGCCCCGAACAGGGATACGACTTTCTGATTGATGCCGTCATTAAACACGATTACGCACCGCGCGGCATTCATTTCAGCCCGCAGGAAATATTCATCAACGACGGGGCGAAAAGCGATACGGGAAACATCGGCGACATCCTCCGCCATGACAACAGTGTGGGGGTCACCGATCCCATCTATCCCGTATATATTGACAGCAACGTGATGTGCGGACGCGCCGGCATACTGGAAGAGGACGGCAAGTGGAGCAACGTAACCTACATGCCCTGCACAGCCGCCAACAACTTCATTCCCGAAATTCCGGACAAGCGCATCGACATCATTTACCTCTGCTATCCGAACAATCCTACGGGCACTACCCTCACCAAACCGGAGCTGAAGAAATGGGTGGATTATGCCCTCGCCAACGACACGCTCATCCTGTTTGACGCAGCCTATGAAGCATTTATCCAAGAAGACGATGTGCCCCACTCCATATACGAAATCAAAGGAGCGAAGAAATGTGCCATCGAATTCCGCAGCTTCTCAAAGACGGCAGGATTCACAGGAGTGCGTTGCGGCTACACCGTAGTGCCCAAAGAACTGACAGCCGCCACGCTGGAAGGTGAACGCATCTCACTCAACAAACTGTGGAACCGTCGCCAATGCACAAAGTTCAACGGTACAAGCTACATCACCCAACGCGCCGCCGAAGCGATCTATACTCCGGAAGGCAAACGGCAAATAAAAGAAACCATCGGTTACTATATGAACAATGCCCGTACGATGAAAGAGGGTCTTGAAATGGCAGGCCTGAAAGTGTATGGCGGCGTAAATGCCCCATACATCTGGCTGAAAACACCGAACGGCGTAAGTTCCTGGAAATTCTTCGAGCAAATGCTGTACGAAGCCAATGTAGTGGGAACACCGGGCGTAGGATTCGGACCAAGCGGTGAAGGATACATCCGCCTGACCGCCTTCGGCACGCACGAAGACTGTGTGGAAGCCATGAGGCGCATCCGCAACTGGCTGATATAA
- the dapF gene encoding diaminopimelate epimerase, producing MTRIIKFTKMHGAGNDYIYVDTTRYPIGNPEKLSKEWSALHTGIGSDGLVLIGRSGKADFSMRIFNADGSEAKMCGNASRCIGKYLYDYKLTSKTEITLDTLSGIKTLKLHVENNKVDTVTVDMGIPACEPACYDGKEGKPMKEHPIEIDGVRYTGTTVSMGNPHLVIFVNDITKVDLPVIGPKLENHPFFPGRINVEFAQVLGEGRIRMRVWERGSGITQACGTGACATAVAAFLTGRSGRKATVIMDGGALTIEWDVATGHVFMTGNAIRVFDGEAETNDE from the coding sequence ATGACAAGAATCATAAAGTTTACCAAAATGCATGGCGCAGGCAACGACTACATATATGTAGACACCACCCGCTATCCCATCGGAAATCCGGAGAAGCTCTCGAAAGAGTGGAGCGCACTGCATACGGGAATCGGCAGTGACGGTCTGGTACTTATAGGGCGTTCCGGTAAAGCCGACTTCAGCATGCGTATATTCAATGCGGACGGCTCGGAAGCAAAGATGTGCGGAAACGCCAGCCGGTGCATCGGCAAATATCTTTATGACTACAAGCTGACCTCCAAAACGGAGATAACACTCGATACCTTGTCCGGCATCAAAACCCTAAAGCTGCATGTGGAAAACAACAAAGTGGACACCGTAACCGTCGACATGGGTATTCCTGCCTGCGAACCTGCCTGCTATGACGGCAAGGAAGGCAAACCGATGAAAGAGCACCCCATTGAAATAGACGGGGTGCGATATACGGGTACTACCGTATCTATGGGCAACCCCCATCTGGTGATCTTCGTAAACGATATCACCAAGGTAGACCTTCCCGTCATCGGCCCGAAACTGGAAAACCACCCCTTCTTTCCCGGACGCATCAATGTGGAGTTTGCCCAAGTATTGGGAGAAGGAAGAATAAGGATGCGGGTATGGGAACGCGGTTCGGGCATCACACAAGCCTGTGGAACAGGAGCATGCGCCACCGCCGTAGCCGCTTTTCTCACAGGACGCTCCGGAAGAAAAGCAACCGTCATCATGGATGGAGGAGCGCTTACCATTGAATGGGATGTAGCCACCGGGCACGTCTTCATGACAGGAAACGCAATCCGGGTGTTCGACGGAGAGGCGGAAACGAATGATGAATAA
- a CDS encoding glycerophosphodiester phosphodiesterase family protein has protein sequence MKLKSLIITSALLLAACGCIQAQSTQVIAHRGFWKANGSAQNSIAALVKADSIGCYGSEFDVWLTTDNQLVVNHDATFKGVNMQKSTAQQCTAVTLDNGEQLPTLQQYLEKAGQLKTRLILELKAHKTPEQETRAVKSIVKMVSDMKLDDRMEYITFSRHATKEFIRLAPKGTPVYYLEGDLSPKELKEWGCAGPDYHFSVFKKHPEWIKESHDLGMKVNAWTVNDAKDMKWLISRGIDFITTNEPVELQEILQ, from the coding sequence ATGAAACTGAAAAGCCTTATTATCACTTCTGCCCTACTGCTCGCCGCCTGCGGCTGCATACAGGCACAGTCCACCCAAGTTATCGCCCACCGCGGCTTCTGGAAAGCCAACGGCTCGGCACAGAACTCCATTGCCGCATTGGTGAAGGCGGACTCCATCGGTTGCTACGGCTCCGAGTTCGACGTATGGCTCACCACCGACAACCAGCTGGTGGTAAACCACGACGCTACTTTCAAAGGAGTGAACATGCAGAAGTCCACCGCGCAGCAGTGCACCGCTGTGACATTGGACAACGGAGAACAACTCCCCACCCTGCAACAGTATCTGGAGAAAGCCGGACAACTGAAAACGCGTCTCATCCTGGAGCTGAAAGCCCATAAAACACCCGAACAGGAAACACGCGCTGTGAAAAGCATCGTGAAGATGGTCAGCGATATGAAGCTGGACGACCGCATGGAATACATCACATTCTCGCGCCACGCAACCAAAGAGTTCATCCGCCTTGCTCCCAAAGGCACCCCGGTGTATTATCTGGAAGGAGATCTCTCCCCTAAGGAACTGAAAGAATGGGGCTGCGCCGGTCCCGACTACCACTTCAGCGTTTTCAAGAAACATCCCGAGTGGATCAAAGAATCCCACGATTTAGGCATGAAAGTAAATGCCTGGACCGTAAACGATGCCAAAGACATGAAGTGGCTGATAAGCCGGGGCATAGACTTCATCACCACCAACGAACCCGTAGAACTGCAGGAAATACTGCAATAA
- the asnB gene encoding asparagine synthase B, giving the protein MCGIAGIFNIKSQTPELRSKALKMAQKIRHRGPDWSGIYVGGSAILAHERLSIVDPQSGGQPLYSPDRKQILAVNGEIYNHRDIRTRYAGQYAFQTGSDCEVILALYKDKGIRFLEELNGIFAFALYDEETDDYLIARDPVGVIPLYIGRDKEGRIYFGSELKALEGFCDEYEPFLPGHYYRGSEGEMRRWYTRDWMQYDAVKDNYATVTSGSAPASAGINAAAYQAQVSAVRNALEAAVQRQLMSDVPYGVLLSGGLDSSVISAIAKKYAGKRIETDNKSDAWWPRLHSFAVGLKGAPDLLKAREVAQHIGTVHHEINYTVQEGLDALRDVIYFIETYDVTTVRASTPMYLLARVIKSMGIKMVLSGEGADEVFGGYLYFHKAPTPQAFHEETVRKLSKLYLYDCLRANKSLSAWGVEGRVPFLDKEFLDVAMRLNPAIKMCPGREIEKKVVRDAFADMLPESVAWRQKEQFSDGVGYNWIDTLKAVTAAAVSDEQMRKAAERFPVNTPMNKEEYYYRTIFEEHFPGTSAAKSVPSVPSVACSTAEALAWDASFQGKNDPSGRAVAGVHTEAYKD; this is encoded by the coding sequence ATGTGTGGAATAGCAGGTATTTTCAACATAAAGTCCCAGACTCCGGAACTCAGAAGTAAAGCACTGAAAATGGCGCAGAAGATACGCCACCGCGGACCGGACTGGAGTGGCATCTACGTAGGCGGCTCAGCAATCCTTGCGCACGAGCGTCTTTCCATCGTCGATCCCCAATCGGGCGGACAACCCCTGTACTCGCCCGACCGTAAACAAATCCTTGCCGTCAACGGCGAGATATACAATCACCGGGACATCCGTACGCGTTATGCCGGACAGTATGCCTTCCAAACCGGGAGCGACTGCGAGGTTATCCTTGCCCTGTACAAAGACAAGGGCATCCGCTTTCTCGAAGAACTGAACGGCATTTTCGCTTTCGCCCTCTACGATGAAGAAACGGACGACTATCTCATAGCCCGCGACCCTGTCGGAGTGATACCTCTCTACATAGGCAGGGATAAAGAAGGTCGCATCTACTTTGGCAGTGAGCTGAAAGCCCTTGAAGGCTTCTGCGACGAATACGAACCTTTCCTGCCCGGACATTATTACCGGGGAAGCGAGGGCGAAATGCGCCGCTGGTACACTCGCGACTGGATGCAATACGACGCCGTAAAAGACAACTATGCCACCGTCACATCCGGCTCCGCCCCTGCATCTGCCGGCATCAATGCCGCGGCATACCAAGCCCAGGTTTCCGCCGTACGCAACGCGCTCGAAGCCGCCGTACAACGCCAGTTGATGTCCGACGTACCTTACGGCGTACTGCTGTCCGGCGGCCTCGACTCTTCCGTCATTTCGGCCATCGCCAAAAAATATGCCGGAAAACGCATCGAAACGGACAACAAGTCAGATGCATGGTGGCCCCGGCTCCACTCCTTTGCGGTGGGGCTGAAAGGCGCTCCCGACCTACTCAAAGCTCGTGAAGTGGCGCAACACATCGGTACGGTTCATCACGAAATCAACTACACCGTTCAGGAAGGACTGGATGCCCTCCGCGATGTCATCTACTTCATCGAAACCTACGATGTGACAACAGTGCGCGCATCCACCCCCATGTACCTGCTGGCACGTGTCATCAAAAGCATGGGCATCAAAATGGTACTCAGCGGCGAAGGGGCAGACGAGGTGTTCGGCGGTTATCTGTACTTCCACAAAGCGCCCACGCCACAGGCTTTCCATGAGGAAACGGTGCGCAAGCTCTCCAAACTGTATCTCTACGACTGCCTGCGCGCCAACAAGAGCCTCTCCGCATGGGGCGTGGAAGGACGCGTGCCCTTCCTCGACAAAGAGTTTCTGGATGTAGCCATGCGGCTGAATCCTGCCATAAAGATGTGTCCGGGCAGGGAGATTGAAAAGAAAGTGGTTCGCGACGCCTTTGCGGACATGCTGCCCGAAAGTGTTGCATGGCGTCAGAAGGAACAGTTCTCCGACGGTGTGGGTTACAACTGGATTGATACGCTGAAAGCGGTGACCGCCGCTGCCGTCAGTGACGAACAAATGCGGAAAGCCGCCGAGCGCTTCCCCGTAAACACGCCGATGAACAAGGAAGAGTACTACTACCGCACCATCTTTGAGGAGCACTTCCCCGGTACGAGTGCGGCAAAAAGCGTACCCAGCGTACCGAGTGTAGCCTGTTCCACCGCCGAAGCCCTTGCATGGGATGCTTCGTTTCAGGGAAAGAACGACCCAAGCGGACGCGCAGTGGCCGGCGTACATACGGAAGCATACAAAGATTAA